The following nucleotide sequence is from Chloracidobacterium validum.
CGTTTCTGCACCTTGGTTTGGTGATTGGCGTCTATGTCGTTGTGCAGAGTATCGAGAGTTTCTACCTAACACCCTTTGTGTTGGGTGATCGCCTGGATTTGCACCCATTTCTGGTCATCATCGGGTTGTTGATTGGACACCATCTGTTCGGCATCCTGGGGGTCATTCTCACCGTGCCGTCCCTGGCAGTTGGAAAAGTTTTAGTCGGTATTGTTATTGAGTACTATGAAAAATCAGACTTTTACCGTTATGGCAGTGGTCCGCCAGTGACCTCAGTTTCGCCGCCGCGAGCCCCTGACAATGGCTCTCCTGAACCTTCCATGTCCGCCACCCCGACTGCCGTATGATGATGCCTATGCTTCCTGCTACAGCTTCTCCGGCTAGCGCTTCGGCGCGACGATCAGTGTCACTAACTCACGAGAACCATCCGTCGTTGGTTGACCGCTGGCTTGTTGCGAGCCAGTCCCTAGTACTGGGACTGTGGTTTGGGGCGATGGTCTTTTTTAGCGCCGCTGTTGCCCCAAGTGCTTTCGGGGTTTTACCCACCCGTCAATTGGCCGGGACGATGGTCAACAGTGTGCTCGGTAAATTGGAGTGGTGGGGGGTGGTGTGTGGGCTCTTACTCATTGGTATCCAGATTGGAATGGTCATCCGGGCCAGAGCCTTTACAACTTGGGTCGGACGGCTGTCCATTGGACTGCCCGTGGCCATGACGCTGGCGGCGGCCGTTTCAAAATTCGTGGTTTCAAGGGAGCTGGCAGCCATTCGCGCCAAATTGGGTCCACTGTTGGAAAGTCTTCCACTCGATGATCCCACCCGCCTGACATTTGCTACTTGGCATCAGTATTCGGTTTGGTTAATGGGGTTTAGCATCCTAGCGGCGGCGGCGCTCATTGTGCTGAACCAAGTGTGGCTAAACCCAGCCCGGCCCGGCGGTGGTGTGTCGGAAGACAACACATAACTTTTCAAAAGACCTCAAAACCCGAAACGACCTAGACAGAAATGCGACGAAGACGGAAACGCCATGAAGTTGGTCTTGATGCATCTCACCGGCAGGCAGTCTGGTGAGCGCGTAACCGTATCTGACACGAGTTTCTTGATTGGGCGCGACCACAGCGTCTGTCGGCTTTGCTTCAGTGATCAGGATGAAGGCATCTCACGGCGCCATGCTGAGGTGGCCTGGTGCAACGGCGTCCTGACCGTGGCGGATGTCGGCAGCACCTACGGTACGTTTGTCAATGGTCAGCGTATCCACTCGCCAACGCCAATCCAGGTTGGTGATGTCATCCAGTTGAGTGCTGGTGGTCCGAGCTTGCAGGTCGTGAGCTTTGATCCGGTGGCACCCCCAGAGCCGATGCCTGCCGTTCCCCCACCGGCGGTCCGTGCCACGCCAGCTCTGACGAATCCAGATATGGGGACGGTGAATGGCAGTTACGCCTCCTCAACGCTGGAACCGTCGGCCCCATCAAGTGAGTCAGCTTACCTTGAGCTGCTCAACGGGTCAGCGCCCAGCCGATTCACCTTGTCGGCCGAAGCTACCCTGATCGGACGTGATGAGGGAAGTCATATCCTCCTCGACGCACGACAGTTCCCAACCGTATCGCGGCGGCATGCCGTTATCGAGCGAAAGGGAGATGCCTATTTTGTGCGCGATCTAGGGTCATTCAACGGCACGCTGGTAGACGGTTATCGCATTGCCGCACCGGCCCAACTTCGACCCGGTGCCTTGATTGAGATTGGTCTGGGCGGCGCGCAGTTTCGTTTCGTTGTGCCTGGAAGTGAAACCACCGGAGGAGCTGCGCAAGGCAGTAGTCCAGCCGTGGAGCATACGGTGGTGTTGGCTCCACAAACGACGACGCAAAAAATCCAGGAAGCCAAGAATTTCGTGACACGCAAGGCGTTCGCACAGGGCAAAACGCCTGGGCGTCTGACGGTTGGCCGCAGTTCCGACAATGACATTCAGCTTGATGTCCTTCAGATTTCCAAGCGGCACGCAGTGTTTGGCCG
It contains:
- a CDS encoding DUF4149 domain-containing protein, producing the protein MLPATASPASASARRSVSLTHENHPSLVDRWLVASQSLVLGLWFGAMVFFSAAVAPSAFGVLPTRQLAGTMVNSVLGKLEWWGVVCGLLLIGIQIGMVIRARAFTTWVGRLSIGLPVAMTLAAAVSKFVVSRELAAIRAKLGPLLESLPLDDPTRLTFATWHQYSVWLMGFSILAAAALIVLNQVWLNPARPGGGVSEDNT